CCCCGACTTCGACGCCTCGTCCATCCGCACCCTCGACCAACTGGCCACCGCGCCGCTGGTGCAGATCGACACCTCGGCCTGGAGCTGCCTGGACTGGCACGACTGGTTCGCCCACTTCGGCAAGGACTACCAGCCCGCCGAAAGCGACCCGGTATTCAACCAGCTCACCCTCGCCTACCGCGCCGTGCAGCAAGGCATGGGCATCGGCCTGGCGTGGAGCTTCATGGCCGACGAAGCGGTGGCCAGGGGCGAGATGCAGCGGGTGACCGACCTTGCGCTGGTCACCGAGCGCGGCGAATACCTGGTGTCCCTGCGCCACCGCCAATTGTCGCCGCCGGCCCAGTTGTTCCATGACTGGCTGCTGGAGTCGGTCCAGGCCGCGTAGGCCGTTCTCGACAGCCGCCATTGGCGGTTTTCTTGGCTAATCTGCAGGGTGGCTCGCCGACGGAGCAAGGACATGGACGCCGCGGACAGAAACTCAGCGGTGAAATCGTGCTATCCGGCAATGCGCCTCAACGACAAATCCGCCTGCTGGTCAGGCGACCTGGAGCCCATCCAGCAGGAAGTCAGAACGCTACCACGCAGCTAGTTGCCATATAAGGCACTTCAGTTCAGGCGGGATCACAAGGATGACGCAGACCACCAAGAGTGACAGTGGCACAAGCAAGGGCGGCGGTGATTTTTCATCCCTGCTGAATTTCATTCCCAGCGCGTACTACGACCTGATTGCCAGGGTCTGTCCCGGCATGGCGTTCTGGCTGGCAATCGCCTATGCCGGAAAGATCGCAGTGGGCGCCAGCGACCAGACGCTCTGGCAATGGATGAACACGCTCTCCGGCGCAATGCTCTTCATCCTGATCGTACTGAGTTACGTATCAGGCATCGTACTGACCTGTACCAGCCTGATCTGGGACCTGCTCTCGTTCTTCATTCTCAGCTCCATTCCCCGGCTACGGGACCACCTCGGCCTCACCCGGCCTTCGAAGGGTGGCTTCATGGACATCTGGAAAGCCGTGTCCGTCCACATCGACGAGGTGGAAAAGGAGGATGCCGACGCTGGGCGGGTTCTGGTGAAGGCGATGGCCGAAGTAACCCTGTGCCAGAACCTGCTCTCGGCGCTGATCATTCTTGCCATCGTAGGGCTGTTGCCAGGGCACCAGTGGTCCCTGCCCCCTGCCGACAATGCGTTTCTCTACTGGGGGACCGGCGTGCTGTTGTTCCTGGCCATGATGTTCCGCCAGATCATGTTCCTGGGCCGGGTGAAGGACCTGCATATTCTCTACGCAACCAAGCCAGAGCAGGATTAGGCCAGTCGCTCAGTGCTCCAGCACAAAGAGCAACTCGACGCGCACCAGCGCTGACCTGAATCCCGCTCGCTGTGCTGGATCATCTGCGCGCCGGGAACGGAGCCCGGCTGGATTCCGTAGCGCACCGCAATCGTGTCCGCTGCTGCCTGTACCCGCACGCCGTACTGCCGAAGCGGATATCCAGACGCATGCGGCCAGCCCGGGCGCTCGGCGATCCTCCGACAGGACGGCAACACCGTTGTAGAACCAAAGGCGCAGGCAAAGCGCGGCGGTGGCTGAGCCTGCGGGCACGCTGGGGTTCGCAAGGGCCCGTGGCGACTGCCATGCACCATCGCGGTGCTGCTAGGATCGGGGACCGTCCGCCGCCGAAAGTCGAGGCATGGAATGCTCGCCGCGCTCAAGCGTTATCCGCTACAGGTCAACCTGCTGCTCTGCGGCACCTTCCTGCTCACCCTGGGCCGGGCCATCACGCTGCCGTTCCTGGTCATCTACCTGTCGACGGCGTTCGGCCTGTCGGTCAACCATATCGGCCTGATGCTCGGCGGCGCCCTGTTCGGCGGCTCGCTGCTCAGTCTCTACGGCGGCTACCTGATCGACCGCATGCCCGGCTTCGGGCTGATCCTGGGCTTCAGCGCCTGCTTCGTCGCCGCCTTCATCGGCATGCTGGCAAGTTCGCAACTGTGGCTGTTCTTCCTGTTCCTGCTTGGCTTCAACTTCGCCTATTCGGTCACCGACGTGGTAGTGAAGACCGCCTTCGGCCGTCTGTTGGCGGCGGGCGAGCAGAGCCGCGCCTTCTCCATCCGCTATACCCTGATCAACCTTGCCTACGCCATCGGCCCCTTCGTCGGCGCGGGGCTTGCGCACTTGAGCCAAGAACTGCCGTTCATGGTTTCGGCAACGCTCGGTACGCTTTTCCTGTTGGCCTTCCTGCGCTATGGCGACCGTGGCATGCGCCCGGCCGAGGGTGTGGCGCCGCCGTCGTTCCTGGCGGTCATGGGTGTGCTGTCGAAGGACCACCGGCTGATGTACTTCACCATCGGCGGCGTGCTCACTGCCGTGGTGTTCGGCCAGTTCTCCGCCTACCTGTCGCAATACCTGGTGTCGACCAGCACGGCGGAATATGCCTACCAGGTGATCCAGACCCTCCTGGGAGTCAACGCAGTCACGGTGATAGCCCTGCAGTACCTGCTGGGCAAGCGCATCGACAACGAACACCTGCAACGCTGGCTGATCATCGGCCTGGGGCTGTTCCTACTGGGTATCGTCGGTTTCGGGCTGTCCCGCAATCTCGTGCACTGGGGGTTGGCGATGGCGGTGTTCACTCTCGGCGAGATCATCGTGATCCCCGCCGAGTACATGTTCATCGACCGTATCGCGCCGGCGCACCTGCGCGGCGTGTACTACGGCACGCAGAACCTGGCGAACCTCGGCGGCGCGCTGGGGCCGGTGCTGGTCGGTGTTTTCCTGACACTGCTGGCTCCGCACTGGGTGTTCGTGATGCTCGGCGGCTTCATTATCGCCAGCGGGTTCTTCTATGTCGCCGGCGCCTCGCTGCCGGCGTCCGCACCGCGCGACTGACGCACCACCCTGCGCGGCGCGCGGGCCCGCCCACGTGATGCGGTGCGGATCGCCAGGTCCATCAGCCGGCGGAACTTCGGGCAGGCCAGATGATCCGGCGCCGGGCAGTCGGCGGCATGCCGCAGCCCGTCGCGGATCGCACCAAGGCGGCGAATGCTGCGATCCAGCTCGTCGGCTTTCTCCCGCAGGCGCGCACGGTCGATGGTCGGCGTCGCATTGCCGACGAAGATGGCGGCGATGTCCTCCAGCGAAAAACCCGCCTCCCTGCCCAGCGCGATCAACGACAGGCGCGACAGCACCTCGTCGCTGAACACCCGGCGCATGCCGTTGCGGCCGATGGAGCGGATCAGCCCCTTCTCCTCGTAGAAGCGCAAGGTGGAAACCGGTAACCCCGACCAGCGCGCGACCTGGCCGATATCCATCTCTTTCATGCTTGACCTCAAGTCGACTTGAGCTGGAAAGCTGTGTTGATCGGACCTCCACCATACCCTAAAGGACACTGCCATGACGCCGACCGACACTCTCATCCTCCCCACCCTGGCCATCGGCATCGCCGCCACGCTGCTGATGGATGGCTGGGCCATGCTGCGCCGACGCCTGCTCGGCATGCCCTCCCTGGACTACGCGATGGTTGGCCGCTGGGTCGGCCACATGCCCCGTGGCCGCTTCCGCCATGCGGCCATCGGCAAGGCCGCCGCGGTCACTGGCGAACGTGCCCTGGGCTGGCTGGTGCACTACCTAACCGGCATCGTCTTCGCGCTGGCCTTCGTCATGCTGGCCGGCGAAAGCTGGCTGAACCGGCCGACACTGGCGCCGGCCCTGCTGTTCGGGCTCGTCACCGTGGCGATGCCGTTCCTGCTGATGCAGCCGGCATTCGGCCTGGGCATCGCCGCGGCGAAGACCGCCGCTCCCGCCAGGGCCCGCCTGCACAGCCTGCTGACCCACGCCGTGTTCGGCCTCGGCCTCTACCTCGGTGCACAGGCGCTGGTGGCATTGACCTGAACCGACTGGTTCGCCGCGGTCTGCGCTAACCTACTTCCAACTCTACCCACACGCAGGAAGCTTCCAGGATGAGCCGCATCGTCATCGCCGACCCACAACCCTTCATGCTCGCAGCCCTGCGCCAGCGCCTGGCGGATGCCGGGCACGAGGTGATCGGCGAAGCCGGTGACGGGCGCCAGGCCCTGGAGCTCGTGCGGCACCAGCATCCCGACCTGCTGATCCTCGAACTGGACCTGCCACGCCTGGGCGGCATGGAACTGCTGCGGCGCCTGCACCACGACGCGCCGCAGCAGAAGGCGCTGGTCTTCACCCACCTTCCCGCGGCGCACTACCAGGGCCTGTGCCTGGAGGCCGGCGCCCGTGGCTTCGTGCACAAGGACGAACACCCCGAGGAACTGGACGATGCCGTGCGCCTGGTACTCGGCGGACGCCGGGTCTTCTCCGCGCGAACCACGCATGCCGGAACCGAGGCACCCGGCTCCGGCGAACACATCACCCCGCGCGAACTGACCGTCCTGCGCTATCTGTCCCAGGGTTACCGGATCAAGGATATAGCCGAGGAGCTGGCGATCAGCGACCGTACCGTGAGCACCTACAAGGCACGCCTGCTGGAAAAGACCCAGACCGACTCGCTGGTCGACCTGGTGGAAGCGGCCAAGGTTCGCGGCCTGATGAACAACAGCGTGGTCGAGAACCTGGCATTGCAGCAGCCCCTGCCATCGAGCAAGGCCCAGGACCTGGCGCGCCTGCTGGAAATCCTGCCCAGCCCGATCAGCCTCTGGAGTCGCCAGGGCGAATTGCTGGCCTGCAACCGGCACTACCTGGACGCCTACGGCAAGAGCGAGGCGCAGATGCTGGGCTCGCGCGTCTTCGATCTGGGCGTGGTGGCCGCCGAGGATTCGGCCAGGCTGCGCCGTGAGTTCCTCGACGGCGCGGCAGGCGACAAACTCTTCACGATGGTGGTGAGCGGCACCCTGCACGGCGAGCATCGCATCATCCGCCTGATCGGCGTACCGCTGCGCGAGGACGACGGCGAGTCCATCGGCGTGGTCTGCTCGTTCGTCGATATCACCGAGCACGAGCGCGACGTCGAACGCCTGCAGGAAGCCAAGGCATACCTCGACGGCATGCGCGCCTCCCGCACCCGTTATCTGCACTACAGCTTCGCCGACATGCTGGAGGAAACCCGCGCCGCCCAGCGGTCGCTGAAGATTGCCCGCGATACCCATCCGGGCGATCGGCCCCTGGAAGACATGGCCGGCAATCTCGCGCGCATCGAGGAAAAGTTCGAAATCCTTCTCGACCTGCTGCTTCTGGAAGGCGGCAATGAGCCCAGGATCCCGCAGCCGCTCGAATTGAACCGGCTGACCGAATCGATCCTCGTTGAAATACACCCCGGCCTCGCCTTCCAGCCGGCAGCCCATCCCCAGTACGGCTGGATCGATACTACCCGCTACCTGCACCTGATCAGGGCCCTGATGTTCGCCGTCGCCCGTTCCGGGCTGAGCCTGCGGCAGATCATCGCCAGTGCCGAGGCCCTGCACCACGGCGAAATGTCCTGGCGCCTGGCGCTGCTGGCGGAGCCGGGCCAGGACCTTCCGGCCCACCTGGCCGACCTGGAACAGCGTCCCGGCCTGCAGATCGCGAGAATGATTTGCGAGCTGCTAGGTGGCGAACTCCGGCTCGGCGACGAGAACGACCCCGACTGCGCCGGATTGATCCAGCTCAAGCTGGTGCGCAGTAGTTCCTCGCACTAGTGCGAGCACTACATGGCTTTCAGGCGCCCATGATGGGAGCCCCCAACCGCTGATCCGATGCTTTCCCCATAGCCCACCCGCTACGGAGAAGCATCATGAAATCACCCCTCTCGGAACAACCCAACGGCAGGCGCGCGGCGGTCACCCCCGGCCGCCTGCATCTATTGTGCGTCGCCATCGCGCTGGCCAGCGCCGGGCTCTCGCTGGGCGCCCTGGCCGCCGACGCCCTGCCCCAGGGCGGCAACGTCATCTCCGGTAGCGGCAGCATCAGCCAGAGCGGCTCGGACATGACGGTGAACACCAACACCGCTCGAACCGCGATCAACTGGCAGCGCTTCAACGTCGGGCCGGACAACCGTATCACCTTCAACCAGCCCGACGGCAAATCCGTCACTCTCAACCGCGTGATCGGCGGCGACCCGTCGAAAATCTACGGCGCGGTTACCTCCAACGGCCAACTCATCCTGGTCAACCCCAACGGCGTGTGGATCGGTCCGAAGGCGCACATCAGTTCCAGCGCCCTGGTCGCCAGCGCCGGCTTCCTCACCGAGGAGCAGGCGCGCCAGTTCGCCGAGACCGGCAAGCTGGACATCCAGCTCACCGGCAACGTCACCAACCTGGGCCGCATCACTGTGCATGACAACGGCATGGTCGCCCTGCTCGGCGCCCAGGTGAACAACGCCGGCGTCATCCAGGCCCGCAAGGGCATGGTGCAACTGGCCACCGGCCCGCAGGCGACCCTGGACTTCCACGGTGACGGCCTGCTGAACATCGCAGTCGGCGGCACACCGGGCGAACAGGACAGTGTCAACGCCGACGTCACCGGCGGCGTGCATCACACCGGCGAGA
The Pseudomonas triclosanedens DNA segment above includes these coding regions:
- a CDS encoding MFS transporter, translating into MLAALKRYPLQVNLLLCGTFLLTLGRAITLPFLVIYLSTAFGLSVNHIGLMLGGALFGGSLLSLYGGYLIDRMPGFGLILGFSACFVAAFIGMLASSQLWLFFLFLLGFNFAYSVTDVVVKTAFGRLLAAGEQSRAFSIRYTLINLAYAIGPFVGAGLAHLSQELPFMVSATLGTLFLLAFLRYGDRGMRPAEGVAPPSFLAVMGVLSKDHRLMYFTIGGVLTAVVFGQFSAYLSQYLVSTSTAEYAYQVIQTLLGVNAVTVIALQYLLGKRIDNEHLQRWLIIGLGLFLLGIVGFGLSRNLVHWGLAMAVFTLGEIIVIPAEYMFIDRIAPAHLRGVYYGTQNLANLGGALGPVLVGVFLTLLAPHWVFVMLGGFIIASGFFYVAGASLPASAPRD
- a CDS encoding DUF2938 domain-containing protein: MTPTDTLILPTLAIGIAATLLMDGWAMLRRRLLGMPSLDYAMVGRWVGHMPRGRFRHAAIGKAAAVTGERALGWLVHYLTGIVFALAFVMLAGESWLNRPTLAPALLFGLVTVAMPFLLMQPAFGLGIAAAKTAAPARARLHSLLTHAVFGLGLYLGAQALVALT
- a CDS encoding response regulator, with product MSRIVIADPQPFMLAALRQRLADAGHEVIGEAGDGRQALELVRHQHPDLLILELDLPRLGGMELLRRLHHDAPQQKALVFTHLPAAHYQGLCLEAGARGFVHKDEHPEELDDAVRLVLGGRRVFSARTTHAGTEAPGSGEHITPRELTVLRYLSQGYRIKDIAEELAISDRTVSTYKARLLEKTQTDSLVDLVEAAKVRGLMNNSVVENLALQQPLPSSKAQDLARLLEILPSPISLWSRQGELLACNRHYLDAYGKSEAQMLGSRVFDLGVVAAEDSARLRREFLDGAAGDKLFTMVVSGTLHGEHRIIRLIGVPLREDDGESIGVVCSFVDITEHERDVERLQEAKAYLDGMRASRTRYLHYSFADMLEETRAAQRSLKIARDTHPGDRPLEDMAGNLARIEEKFEILLDLLLLEGGNEPRIPQPLELNRLTESILVEIHPGLAFQPAAHPQYGWIDTTRYLHLIRALMFAVARSGLSLRQIIASAEALHHGEMSWRLALLAEPGQDLPAHLADLEQRPGLQIARMICELLGGELRLGDENDPDCAGLIQLKLVRSSSSH
- a CDS encoding helix-turn-helix domain-containing protein; amino-acid sequence: MKEMDIGQVARWSGLPVSTLRFYEEKGLIRSIGRNGMRRVFSDEVLSRLSLIALGREAGFSLEDIAAIFVGNATPTIDRARLREKADELDRSIRRLGAIRDGLRHAADCPAPDHLACPKFRRLMDLAIRTASRGRARAPRRVVRQSRGADAGSEAPAT